A genome region from Pseudomonas pergaminensis includes the following:
- a CDS encoding Bax inhibitor-1/YccA family protein, whose amino-acid sequence MREQNYAVNGNAQAEQLEVSRVLRNTYGLLALTLAFSGVMAFVAQQMRVGYPNIFVVLIGFYGLFFLTNKLRDSAWGLVSAFALTGFMGFILGPILNRYLGMAGGAEVVSSAFAMTALVFGGLSAYVLITRKDMSFLGGFITAGFFVLLAAVVAGMFFQISGLQLAISAGFVLFSSVCILFQTSAIIHGGERNYIMATVSLYVSIYNLFVSLLQIFGIMSRDD is encoded by the coding sequence ATGCGCGAACAGAATTACGCAGTGAATGGTAACGCGCAGGCTGAGCAGCTTGAAGTCAGCCGCGTGTTGCGCAATACCTATGGCTTGCTCGCCCTTACCCTCGCATTCAGCGGCGTGATGGCGTTTGTGGCCCAACAGATGCGCGTCGGCTACCCGAATATCTTTGTCGTGCTGATTGGCTTCTATGGCCTGTTCTTCCTCACCAACAAGCTGCGTGACTCGGCCTGGGGCCTGGTGTCGGCGTTTGCCTTGACCGGTTTCATGGGCTTTATCCTCGGCCCGATCCTCAACCGTTACCTCGGCATGGCCGGTGGTGCGGAAGTGGTCAGCTCGGCGTTTGCCATGACGGCCCTGGTGTTTGGTGGTCTGTCGGCCTACGTGTTGATCACCCGCAAGGACATGAGCTTCCTGGGTGGCTTCATCACCGCCGGCTTCTTCGTGCTGCTGGCAGCCGTGGTTGCAGGCATGTTCTTCCAGATCAGCGGGCTGCAACTGGCGATCAGCGCAGGTTTTGTGCTGTTCTCCTCGGTGTGCATCCTGTTCCAGACCAGCGCGATCATCCACGGTGGTGAGCGTAACTACATCATGGCGACCGTCAGCCTGTATGTGTCGATCTACAACTTGTTCGTCAGCCTGCTGCAGATCTTCGGCATCATGAGCCGCGACGACTGA
- the murB gene encoding UDP-N-acetylmuramate dehydrogenase gives MTLQVLAQVSLKPFNSFGIDVRAQLFAEAHSDDDVREALAYSSAHAVPLLVIGGGSNLLLTQDIPALVLRMATRGIRVLHDDGTQVVVEAEAGEAWHPFVLWTLEQGFCGLENLSLIPGTVGAAPMQNIGAYGVEIKDVFAGLTALDRHTGKLRDFTLEECNFAYRDSLFKHETGRWLILRVRFALSRASHLKLDYGPVQQRLAGQGITDATPSDVSRAICSIRREKLPDPAELGNAGSFFKNPLVSQVLAAELQALYPDLVAYPQADGQMKLAAGWLIDKAGWKGFRDGDAGVHKLQALVLVNYGGATGHDIANLARRIQQDIAQRFKVDLEMEPNQY, from the coding sequence ATGACCTTGCAAGTGCTTGCGCAGGTATCGCTCAAGCCATTCAACAGCTTTGGCATTGATGTACGTGCCCAGCTGTTCGCCGAGGCCCATAGCGACGACGACGTCCGTGAGGCCCTGGCCTATTCGAGCGCCCACGCGGTGCCGTTGTTGGTGATTGGCGGTGGCAGCAACTTGCTACTGACCCAGGACATCCCGGCGCTGGTGCTGCGCATGGCTACCCGAGGTATCCGCGTGCTGCACGATGACGGCACGCAGGTGGTGGTCGAAGCTGAGGCGGGCGAAGCCTGGCACCCCTTCGTGCTGTGGACACTGGAGCAGGGCTTCTGCGGCCTGGAAAACCTCAGCCTCATCCCCGGCACCGTTGGCGCAGCCCCGATGCAGAACATCGGCGCCTACGGGGTGGAAATCAAGGACGTATTTGCCGGCCTCACTGCGCTGGACCGCCACACTGGCAAACTGCGTGACTTCACTCTGGAAGAATGCAACTTCGCCTACCGCGACAGCCTGTTCAAGCACGAGACCGGACGCTGGCTGATTTTGCGGGTGCGTTTTGCCCTGAGCCGCGCCAGCCACCTCAAGCTCGACTACGGTCCGGTGCAACAGCGCTTGGCGGGGCAGGGGATCACCGACGCGACGCCAAGCGACGTCAGCCGTGCCATCTGCAGCATACGCCGGGAAAAACTGCCTGACCCGGCAGAACTGGGCAATGCTGGGAGCTTCTTCAAGAACCCACTGGTGTCCCAAGTACTGGCGGCTGAATTGCAAGCGCTGTACCCAGACCTGGTGGCCTACCCGCAAGCCGATGGGCAGATGAAGCTTGCGGCCGGCTGGCTGATCGACAAGGCCGGCTGGAAGGGCTTCCGTGACGGGGATGCCGGCGTGCACAAGCTGCAGGCGCTGGTGTTGGTCAACTATGGCGGTGCCACGGGGCACGACATTGCCAATCTGGCCCGGCGTATCCAGCAAGACATTGCACAGCGCTTCAAGGTTGATCTGGAAATGGAACCCAACCAGTACTGA
- a CDS encoding low molecular weight protein-tyrosine-phosphatase: MEVLFVCLGNICRSPTAEGVLRHKLREAGLAGQVDVASAGTGEWHIGNPPDQRSQRAALVRGYDLSAQRAQQVSRADFARYDLILAMDHSNLRNLKAMQPSQGKAELDLFLRRYDAEVDEVPDPYYEGEQGFERVLDLIERACDLLVIELKGRL; this comes from the coding sequence ATGGAGGTCTTGTTTGTCTGCCTGGGCAATATCTGCCGCTCGCCTACCGCCGAAGGCGTACTGCGCCATAAGTTGCGCGAAGCCGGGCTGGCGGGCCAGGTCGACGTAGCGTCCGCCGGTACAGGTGAATGGCATATCGGCAACCCGCCAGACCAACGCAGCCAACGCGCGGCGCTGGTGCGTGGTTACGATCTGTCGGCCCAGCGTGCCCAGCAGGTGTCCCGTGCTGATTTTGCCCGCTATGACTTGATCCTGGCCATGGACCACAGCAACCTGCGCAACCTCAAGGCTATGCAGCCAAGCCAGGGCAAGGCAGAGCTGGACCTGTTCCTGCGCCGTTACGACGCTGAAGTGGACGAAGTGCCAGACCCGTATTACGAAGGTGAACAAGGCTTCGAACGGGTCCTGGACCTGATCGAGCGTGCCTGTGATTTATTGGTGATCGAATTGAAGGGGCGGTTATGA
- the kdsB gene encoding 3-deoxy-manno-octulosonate cytidylyltransferase — protein MTTAFTVVIPSRYASTRLPGKPLQLIGDKPMIQRVWEQACKSSAERVVVATDDPRIIEACKGFGAEAVLTREDHNSGTDRLAEVATQLGLAPDAIVVNVQGDEPLIPPSVIDQVAANLAAHGEARMATLAEPIEDIETLFNPNVVKVVSDINGLALTFSRSTLPWARDAFAKQPDVLPEGVPYRRHIGIYAYRAGFLHDFVSWGPCWLENTESLEQLRALWHGVRIHVGDALEAPPAGVDTLEDLERVRRLLGA, from the coding sequence ATGACCACAGCCTTTACCGTAGTCATCCCCTCCCGCTATGCATCGACCCGCCTGCCGGGCAAGCCGCTGCAGCTGATCGGCGACAAGCCAATGATCCAGCGGGTGTGGGAACAGGCCTGCAAAAGCAGCGCCGAGCGCGTGGTGGTGGCCACCGATGACCCGCGCATCATCGAAGCCTGCAAAGGCTTCGGCGCTGAGGCCGTGCTGACGCGCGAAGACCACAATTCCGGTACCGACCGATTGGCCGAAGTCGCCACCCAGCTGGGCTTGGCGCCCGACGCCATCGTGGTCAACGTGCAAGGTGACGAGCCGCTGATCCCGCCGAGCGTGATCGACCAAGTCGCCGCCAACCTGGCCGCCCATGGCGAAGCGCGCATGGCCACCCTGGCCGAGCCGATCGAAGACATCGAGACCCTGTTCAACCCGAACGTGGTGAAGGTGGTCAGTGACATCAATGGCCTGGCACTGACATTTAGCCGCTCGACCTTGCCATGGGCCCGCGACGCCTTTGCCAAGCAACCTGACGTGTTGCCAGAAGGCGTGCCTTACCGTCGCCATATCGGCATCTACGCCTACCGCGCGGGCTTCCTGCACGACTTCGTCAGCTGGGGCCCGTGCTGGCTGGAAAATACCGAATCATTGGAGCAACTGCGGGCGCTGTGGCATGGCGTGCGCATCCACGTGGGCGATGCGCTGGAAGCGCCGCCGGCGGGTGTCGATACCCTGGAAGACCTTGAGCGCGTCCGTCGCCTGCTGGGGGCCTGA
- a CDS encoding Trm112 family protein, protein MDTKLLDILACPICKGPLKLSADKTELISKGAGLAYPIRDGIPVMLESEARTLTTDERLDK, encoded by the coding sequence ATGGACACCAAACTGCTCGATATCCTCGCTTGCCCGATCTGCAAAGGCCCGCTCAAGCTCAGCGCCGACAAGACCGAGCTGATCAGCAAAGGCGCAGGCCTGGCCTACCCGATCCGTGATGGCATCCCGGTGATGCTCGAAAGCGAAGCCCGCACCCTGACCACTGATGAGCGCCTGGATAAATGA
- the lpxK gene encoding tetraacyldisaccharide 4'-kinase — MAMSDRLLKAWYEGHPALTLLRPLESLYRRVVQRKRARFLAGEGGIYQSPVPVVVVGNITVGGTGKTPLILWLIEHCRRSGLRVGVVSRGYGAKPPQLPWRVEASHSADVAGDEPLLIVQRCGVPLMIDPDRSRAVKALLASDTLDLILSDDGLQHYRLARDLELVLIDAARGLGNRRCLPTGPLREPVERLQSVDALLYNGATSDREDGFAFRLQPTALVNLQTGERQPVNHFAPGQQVHAVAGIGNPQRFFNTLETLHWQPIPHAFADHAPYSAEVLNFTPSLPLVMTEKDAVKCRAFAQPDWWYLTVDALPSPAFVAWFDTQLMRLLPARLLP, encoded by the coding sequence ATGGCCATGTCCGATCGTTTGCTCAAGGCCTGGTACGAGGGCCATCCGGCACTCACGCTGTTGCGGCCGTTGGAGTCCCTGTATCGCCGGGTGGTGCAGCGCAAGCGCGCACGCTTCCTGGCAGGTGAGGGCGGCATTTACCAATCACCGGTGCCGGTGGTAGTCGTCGGGAATATCACCGTCGGCGGCACCGGCAAGACGCCGTTGATTCTCTGGCTGATCGAACACTGCCGGCGCAGCGGCCTGCGCGTGGGGGTGGTCAGTCGTGGCTATGGCGCCAAGCCCCCGCAGTTGCCGTGGCGGGTCGAAGCCAGCCACAGCGCCGACGTCGCAGGTGACGAGCCTTTATTGATCGTGCAGCGCTGCGGTGTACCGCTGATGATCGACCCCGATCGCAGCCGTGCAGTCAAGGCGTTGCTGGCCAGTGACACCCTGGACCTGATTCTCTCCGACGACGGTCTGCAACATTACCGTCTGGCCCGTGACCTCGAACTGGTGCTGATCGACGCGGCCCGTGGCCTGGGCAACCGCCGTTGCCTGCCTACGGGGCCGTTGCGTGAACCGGTGGAGCGCCTGCAAAGTGTCGATGCGCTGCTGTATAACGGCGCCACCAGCGACCGCGAGGACGGCTTTGCCTTCCGTTTGCAGCCCACCGCACTGGTCAATCTGCAGACTGGCGAGCGCCAGCCGGTGAACCACTTTGCGCCGGGCCAGCAGGTGCATGCGGTTGCCGGCATCGGTAACCCGCAACGTTTCTTCAATACCCTTGAAACGCTACACTGGCAGCCGATACCCCATGCGTTTGCCGACCACGCGCCCTACAGCGCCGAGGTCTTGAATTTTACGCCGTCATTGCCGCTGGTCATGACCGAGAAGGACGCGGTGAAGTGCCGCGCTTTTGCCCAGCCTGACTGGTGGTACCTTACGGTGGATGCGCTGCCGTCGCCGGCGTTCGTCGCCTGGTTCGACACGCAGTTGATGCGCCTGCTGCCTGCCCGTCTCTTGCCTTAA
- a CDS encoding ExbD/TolR family protein gives MKFRRKQRENVDINLASLIDVVFILLLFFVVTTTFTRQTELRVDLPEAVSGSPAEDQEVKQLDIAISAEGVFSVNNQLLEKNDLASLMDALQKESGGDTKLPLSISADGKTQHQAVITAMDAAGKLGFSHLRMTTVEAASQP, from the coding sequence GTGAAATTTCGCCGCAAGCAACGGGAAAATGTCGATATCAACCTCGCGTCGCTGATCGACGTGGTGTTTATCCTGCTGCTGTTTTTTGTCGTCACCACCACCTTCACCCGGCAAACCGAGCTGCGCGTCGACCTGCCGGAAGCCGTGAGCGGTTCGCCGGCCGAAGACCAGGAAGTCAAGCAACTGGACATCGCCATCAGCGCCGAAGGGGTGTTTTCGGTGAATAACCAGTTGCTCGAGAAAAACGACCTCGCCAGCCTGATGGATGCCTTGCAGAAAGAGTCCGGCGGCGACACCAAGCTGCCGCTCTCCATCAGTGCCGATGGCAAGACCCAACACCAGGCTGTGATTACCGCGATGGATGCCGCCGGTAAGCTCGGCTTCAGCCATCTGCGCATGACCACCGTCGAGGCGGCGAGCCAACCCTGA
- a CDS encoding MotA/TolQ/ExbB proton channel family protein has protein sequence MWELVKSGGWMMLPIIMSSIAALGIVAERLWTLRASRVTPEHLLGQVWSWIKNKQLDKDKLKELRANSPLGEILAAGLANSKHGREIMKECIEEAAARVIHELERYINALGTIAAMAPLLGLLGTVLGMIDIFSSFMGSGMTTNAAVLAGGISKALITTAAGLMVGIPSVFFHRFLQRRIDELVVGMEQEAIKLVEVVQGDRDVDLVGGKA, from the coding sequence GTGTGGGAATTGGTCAAATCCGGCGGCTGGATGATGTTGCCGATCATCATGAGTTCTATCGCCGCACTCGGCATCGTCGCCGAACGCCTGTGGACCCTGCGTGCCAGTCGCGTTACCCCCGAGCATCTGCTGGGGCAGGTCTGGAGCTGGATCAAGAACAAGCAGTTGGACAAGGACAAACTCAAGGAACTGCGCGCCAACTCCCCGTTGGGTGAAATCCTTGCTGCGGGCCTGGCCAACTCCAAGCATGGTCGCGAGATCATGAAAGAGTGCATTGAAGAGGCTGCCGCCCGCGTCATCCATGAACTGGAGCGCTACATCAATGCCCTCGGCACCATCGCCGCCATGGCGCCATTGCTTGGCTTGCTGGGTACCGTGCTGGGCATGATCGATATTTTCAGCTCGTTCATGGGCTCCGGCATGACCACCAACGCGGCCGTGCTGGCCGGGGGTATTTCCAAGGCGCTGATCACCACGGCGGCGGGCTTGATGGTGGGTATCCCTTCGGTGTTCTTTCACCGTTTCCTGCAACGTCGCATTGATGAGCTGGTGGTCGGTATGGAACAGGAAGCCATCAAGCTGGTGGAAGTGGTGCAAGGCGACCGTGACGTCGACCTGGTTGGGGGCAAAGCGTGA